The Kineothrix sp. MB12-C1 genome includes a window with the following:
- a CDS encoding MerR family transcriptional regulator: MKRKNGGALLLSIGEFSKICAVSTKTLRYYEEIGLIFPSEVNPESGYRYYSIQQLETMLFINRLKAYSFSLEEIKAILDLKDSQDEKLYLSLIKKKREMEQQVQEFEKTLEQLSNDISNLKRGKTIMSYMESIDVRLADVPAMCILSIRKMVHECDFADEYSNCFHKLFRKITDDKLTMLAPPMVLFHSAEFSPFGLDTEFAIPIMEYAKGTRDFHPGLCLKTILYGSYSALSSVYTKQREWAEKEGYESNNALYEVYVTDPSQVSKESELITEIYYPVKKKLSNVYPKNNK; the protein is encoded by the coding sequence ATGAAAAGAAAGAACGGAGGTGCTCTTTTGTTATCTATTGGAGAGTTTTCAAAAATATGTGCCGTATCCACAAAAACACTTAGATATTATGAGGAAATCGGATTGATATTTCCTAGTGAAGTCAACCCGGAAAGTGGTTATAGATATTATTCTATCCAGCAATTGGAGACGATGTTATTTATCAACCGGCTAAAAGCTTACAGTTTCTCTTTGGAAGAAATTAAAGCAATACTTGATTTAAAAGATTCACAGGATGAAAAACTTTATTTATCTCTTATCAAGAAGAAAAGGGAGATGGAACAACAAGTACAGGAATTTGAAAAAACCTTAGAGCAGCTAAGTAATGATATATCTAATTTAAAGCGAGGCAAGACAATTATGTCATATATGGAAAGCATCGACGTTCGACTTGCGGACGTACCGGCGATGTGTATTCTATCTATCCGGAAGATGGTTCATGAATGCGATTTTGCTGACGAGTACAGTAACTGCTTTCATAAATTATTCAGGAAAATTACAGATGATAAATTAACTATGCTCGCTCCGCCGATGGTACTTTTCCACAGCGCAGAATTTAGTCCGTTTGGTTTAGATACTGAATTCGCGATTCCGATAATGGAATATGCCAAAGGTACAAGAGATTTTCATCCGGGTTTATGCTTAAAAACAATTCTATACGGTTCTTATTCTGCCCTATCTTCCGTCTACACGAAACAGCGTGAGTGGGCGGAAAAGGAGGGCTATGAAAGTAATAATGCCCTTTATGAAGTATATGTAACCGATCCTTCTCAAGTTTCAAAAGAAAGTGAACTTATAACCGAAATTTATTATCCTGTTAAAAAGAAATTGTCAAATGTTTATCCGAAAAACAATAAATGA
- a CDS encoding 2-hydroxyacyl-CoA dehydratase, with protein MSKLQYTLGIDIGSTTVKIAILNDTHEILFSDYERHFANIKESLAGLLQKAYDKLGNIELHPMITGSGGLTLANHLKVPFVQEVIAVSTTLQELAPRTDVAIELGGEDAKIIYFEGGNVEQRMNGICAGGTGSFIDQMASLLQTDASGLNEYAKNYNSLYTIAARCGVFAKSDIQPLINEGATKEDLSASIFQAVVNQTISGLACGKPIRGHVAFLGGPLYFLSELKEAFIRTLKLDDEHIIDTEHSHLFAAIGSALNAKQDVSYSMAVMVEKLSSDIKMDFEVERMEPLFTDEEDYAAFSKRHSTHHVGTADLASYRGNCFLGVDAGSTTTKVALVAEDGSLLYSFYSSNDGSPLNTAIRSIKEIYSLLPEDVHIVRSCSTGYGEALMKAAFLLDDGEVETVAHYYAAAFFDPSVDCILDIGGQDMKCIKIKNQTVDSVQLNEACSAGCGSFIETFAKSLNYSVEDFAKAALFAEHPIDLGTRCTVFMNSKVKQAQKEGAKVSDISAGLAYSVVKNALFKVIKVSDASELGKHIVVQGGTFYNDAVLRSFEKIADCEAIRPDIAGIMGAFGAALIARERYSEEYDSTMLSIDQINALQFQTNMAKCKGCTNNCRLTVNKFSGGRQYISGNRCERGLGKAKNENGIPNLFDYKLKRIFGYEPLPADEAKRGRVGIPRVLNMYENYPFWHTFFTKLGYQVVLSPLSNHNIYSLGIESIPSESECYPAKLVHGHVSWLIQKGVDFIFYPSLFYERNEFEEANNHYNCPIVTSYPENIKNNMEEIGREEAILRNPFMSFRDIKTISESLIKEFTEIPAEEILIAAQEAWEELDQARLDMMKKGEETLQYLEETGTHGIVLAGRPYHIDPEINHGIPELITSYGIAVLTEDSISHLKSPERPLIVSDQWMYHSRLYAAASYVKTRDDLDLIQLNSFGCGLDAVTTDQVNDILTGSGKIYTCLKIDEVNNLGAARIRIRSLLSAIRVRENKNQTRKVQSSAIHKVEFTEEMRKDYTILCPQMSPIHFEILESAFNACGYRFEVLANDNKRAVDVGLKYVNNDACYPSLLVVGQIMDALQSGKYDLNKVAVVMSQTGGGCRATNYVGFIRRALEKAGMQQIPVISLNMGGIEHNPGFRLNANLLMRAAYGAIFGDIFMRCIYRMRPYEKTPGSVEEVHSKWLKKCQEFVSAKHLSYFKFRKMCRLIVADFDAIPITEETKPKVGIVGEILVKFAPAANNHLVELLESEGAEAVVPDLMDFMLYCFYNQIYKAQELGMSKKTAFVSRLGIDGIELLRSAARHALQKSKHFHPPVSIYKLVDYAKPIVSIGNQTGEGWFLTGEMVELIQSGVNNIVCTQPFGCLPNHVVGKGVIKELRKQYPLSNIVAIDYDPGASEVNQLNRIKLMLSTAQKNLTVEV; from the coding sequence ATGAGCAAATTACAATATACGCTTGGCATAGACATCGGTTCCACTACGGTCAAAATTGCCATCTTGAACGATACACATGAAATTTTATTTTCTGACTATGAACGGCATTTTGCTAATATTAAAGAATCTTTAGCAGGCCTTTTACAGAAAGCTTACGATAAACTCGGCAATATAGAGCTTCATCCAATGATTACAGGCTCAGGCGGACTCACTCTTGCTAACCATTTGAAAGTCCCCTTCGTCCAGGAAGTTATCGCAGTCTCCACCACATTACAGGAACTGGCTCCCAGGACGGATGTTGCCATAGAACTTGGCGGTGAGGACGCGAAAATTATTTATTTTGAAGGCGGTAACGTAGAACAGCGCATGAACGGTATCTGCGCCGGGGGAACTGGCTCCTTTATCGATCAGATGGCCTCCCTCCTTCAGACAGACGCCTCCGGTCTTAACGAATATGCAAAGAATTACAACTCCCTATATACGATTGCAGCAAGATGCGGTGTCTTCGCCAAGTCCGACATTCAGCCACTTATCAATGAAGGGGCAACGAAGGAAGACCTTTCCGCCTCCATCTTCCAGGCGGTGGTAAATCAGACAATTTCCGGTCTTGCCTGCGGCAAGCCGATTCGTGGGCACGTGGCCTTTCTGGGCGGTCCGCTGTACTTCCTATCCGAATTAAAAGAGGCTTTTATCCGCACTTTAAAGCTGGATGATGAACATATTATCGATACGGAACATTCTCATCTTTTCGCAGCGATAGGCTCCGCTTTAAATGCGAAGCAAGACGTATCCTATTCCATGGCAGTCATGGTGGAAAAACTCTCTTCCGATATTAAGATGGATTTTGAAGTGGAACGTATGGAACCATTATTTACCGATGAAGAGGATTATGCCGCATTCAGCAAACGTCACTCCACACACCATGTGGGTACTGCGGATCTGGCTTCCTATCGCGGCAACTGCTTCCTTGGTGTCGATGCCGGAAGTACCACTACAAAAGTCGCTTTGGTGGCTGAAGACGGCTCCCTGCTTTATTCTTTCTATAGCAGCAACGATGGAAGCCCTCTAAATACAGCCATACGTTCCATTAAGGAAATTTATTCTCTTCTCCCGGAAGATGTACATATCGTTCGTTCCTGTTCCACAGGTTACGGAGAAGCCTTAATGAAAGCTGCCTTTTTACTGGATGACGGTGAGGTGGAGACAGTGGCTCACTATTATGCCGCCGCCTTCTTCGATCCTTCCGTGGATTGTATCCTCGATATCGGCGGGCAGGATATGAAATGCATTAAGATCAAAAATCAAACCGTTGACAGCGTACAGTTAAATGAAGCTTGTTCAGCAGGTTGCGGCTCCTTTATTGAGACCTTCGCCAAATCTCTAAATTATAGCGTGGAGGATTTCGCCAAGGCCGCCTTATTCGCTGAGCATCCGATCGACTTGGGTACCCGCTGTACGGTATTTATGAATTCCAAGGTAAAACAGGCCCAGAAGGAAGGAGCGAAGGTCTCCGATATCTCTGCCGGCCTTGCTTATTCCGTTGTGAAAAATGCTCTGTTTAAAGTAATCAAAGTATCCGACGCCTCTGAGCTCGGTAAGCATATTGTCGTACAAGGCGGTACTTTCTATAACGATGCTGTCTTAAGAAGCTTTGAGAAAATTGCGGACTGCGAAGCCATTCGTCCGGATATTGCCGGAATTATGGGGGCATTCGGAGCTGCTCTTATCGCGCGCGAACGTTACAGCGAGGAGTATGACTCCACAATGCTCTCCATCGATCAGATCAATGCGCTTCAATTCCAGACTAATATGGCAAAATGCAAGGGCTGTACGAATAACTGCCGCCTCACCGTTAATAAATTCAGCGGAGGCAGACAATATATTTCCGGCAACCGATGTGAACGGGGACTGGGAAAAGCAAAAAATGAAAATGGAATCCCAAATCTTTTCGATTATAAGTTGAAAAGAATCTTCGGATATGAACCTCTTCCTGCCGATGAAGCGAAAAGAGGCCGGGTAGGAATTCCCCGCGTACTCAACATGTATGAGAACTATCCGTTCTGGCACACCTTTTTTACAAAGCTTGGGTATCAGGTGGTATTATCTCCCCTGTCCAACCATAATATTTACTCTCTCGGTATCGAATCCATTCCGAGCGAATCCGAATGCTATCCCGCCAAGCTCGTACACGGTCATGTGAGCTGGCTCATTCAAAAGGGTGTGGACTTTATCTTCTATCCTTCCCTGTTTTATGAACGCAACGAATTCGAAGAGGCAAACAATCATTACAACTGTCCGATCGTCACCTCTTATCCGGAGAATATAAAAAATAATATGGAAGAAATCGGACGCGAAGAAGCTATTTTGCGTAACCCTTTCATGTCCTTCCGCGATATTAAGACGATATCCGAGTCATTAATTAAAGAATTCACCGAAATTCCCGCAGAGGAAATTCTGATCGCTGCACAAGAGGCATGGGAAGAACTTGATCAGGCAAGGCTGGATATGATGAAAAAGGGAGAGGAAACCCTTCAGTATCTGGAGGAAACCGGAACACATGGAATTGTTTTGGCTGGGCGCCCTTACCATATCGACCCGGAAATTAATCACGGTATTCCGGAACTGATTACCTCTTATGGTATTGCTGTTCTTACCGAGGACTCCATTTCCCATTTGAAAAGTCCTGAACGCCCTCTTATCGTTTCCGATCAGTGGATGTATCATTCCAGATTGTACGCTGCTGCAAGCTATGTGAAAACAAGGGATGATTTGGATTTAATTCAGCTTAATTCTTTCGGCTGTGGTCTGGATGCCGTTACTACCGATCAGGTAAATGACATTCTGACAGGCTCCGGAAAAATATATACTTGTTTAAAGATCGATGAGGTTAACAACTTAGGAGCAGCCAGGATTCGTATCCGCTCCCTGCTTTCCGCCATCCGTGTCAGAGAAAACAAAAATCAAACGCGAAAGGTGCAGTCCTCCGCGATACATAAAGTGGAATTCACAGAAGAAATGCGCAAAGATTATACCATTCTTTGTCCACAGATGTCACCGATTCATTTTGAAATCCTGGAATCTGCATTTAACGCCTGTGGTTATCGCTTTGAAGTATTAGCGAACGATAATAAACGTGCAGTCGATGTAGGTCTGAAATATGTAAATAACGACGCCTGCTACCCTTCGCTTCTCGTAGTGGGACAGATTATGGATGCCCTCCAGTCCGGTAAATACGATTTAAACAAAGTCGCAGTCGTAATGTCCCAAACCGGCGGCGGTTGCCGTGCCACTAACTATGTGGGCTTCATCCGACGCGCTTTGGAGAAAGCCGGCATGCAGCAAATCCCGGTCATCTCTCTTAACATGGGAGGAATCGAACACAATCCGGGCTTCCGGCTAAATGCGAATTTACTTATGCGTGCTGCCTATGGTGCCATCTTCGGCGATATCTTCATGCGCTGTATCTACCGTATGAGACCTTATGAGAAGACACCCGGCTCTGTAGAAGAGGTACATAGTAAATGGTTAAAAAAATGTCAGGAGTTCGTATCCGCTAAACATTTAAGCTATTTCAAGTTCCGAAAAATGTGCCGCCTGATCGTGGCTGATTTCGACGCAATTCCAATCACAGAAGAGACAAAACCTAAGGTTGGCATTGTCGGTGAGATTCTCGTTAAATTCGCTCCGGCAGCTAACAATCATCTCGTCGAACTTCTGGAATCCGAAGGTGCCGAGGCTGTAGTTCCTGATTTGATGGACTTCATGCTCTACTGTTTCTACAACCAGATATATAAGGCACAAGAACTCGGCATGAGCAAGAAAACGGCTTTTGTCTCACGGCTCGGCATTGACGGCATTGAGCTTCTGCGCTCTGCCGCAAGACACGCTCTGCAAAAGAGTAAACATTTCCATCCTCCGGTCAGCATCTACAAACTTGTGGACTATGCGAAACCAATCGTATCCATCGGCAATCAGACCGGTGAAGGTTGGTTCCTGACCGGTGAAATGGTAGAACTGATTCAAAGCGGCGTGAATAACATCGTATGTACACAGCCCTTCGGCTGCCTCCCTAACCACGTAGTAGGTAAAGGTGTTATTAAAGAACTCAGAAAGCAATATCCTCTTTCTAACATCGTTGCCATCGACTACGATCCGGGAGCCAGCGAGGTGAATCAGTTGAATCGAATTAAGTTGATGTTATCTACTGCACAGAAGAACCTTACTGTGGAAGTATAA
- a CDS encoding sigma-70 domain-containing protein, with product MDRNFEEDFNKSDRSEQTEEADRNKEILFARALEDVKRIGKEQGNYISKEQLDEAFGDLDLSSEHMELVTDYLKKQKIGIGEPIDVDDYLTREEADYLREYLEELTLLGEVSRGEREAIILSAMAGDATAQMRLTEIFLLEVVEIAKLYSGQGVYLEDLIGEGNLAIASGVSMLGCVEHVTEAEGFLGKMIMDAMEEYIADSLRDRQTDEKMAEQVNKVAEQAKQLAEALQKKVTPQELAQETKLSVDDILEAVRISGDNIEYIEKGRDEDAE from the coding sequence TTGGATAGAAATTTTGAAGAAGATTTTAATAAATCAGATCGATCAGAGCAGACGGAGGAAGCGGATAGGAATAAAGAAATTTTATTTGCACGGGCTCTGGAGGATGTGAAGAGAATCGGGAAGGAGCAAGGAAATTATATTTCGAAAGAGCAGTTAGATGAGGCGTTTGGAGATCTGGATTTGTCTTCAGAGCACATGGAGCTTGTAACCGATTATTTGAAGAAGCAAAAAATTGGAATTGGTGAACCGATAGACGTTGATGACTATTTGACGAGGGAAGAAGCCGATTATCTAAGGGAGTATTTAGAAGAATTAACTCTTTTGGGCGAGGTATCACGGGGAGAGCGCGAAGCGATTATTCTTTCGGCGATGGCTGGTGATGCGACGGCGCAGATGAGGTTGACGGAGATTTTTTTATTGGAAGTTGTGGAAATTGCTAAGCTTTACAGCGGCCAGGGTGTATATTTGGAGGATTTAATCGGGGAAGGTAATCTGGCGATCGCCTCAGGAGTGTCTATGCTCGGCTGTGTGGAACATGTGACAGAAGCCGAAGGTTTTCTGGGTAAGATGATTATGGATGCCATGGAAGAGTATATCGCGGACAGCTTAAGGGATAGGCAGACCGACGAGAAGATGGCAGAACAGGTGAACAAGGTGGCTGAGCAGGCGAAGCAGCTTGCAGAAGCTTTACAAAAGAAGGTAACACCGCAAGAGCTCGCACAGGAGACGAAGTTGTCGGTAGACGATATACTGGAAGCGGTGCGTATAAGCGGAGATAATATCGAATATATCGAAAAAGGACGAGATGAGGATGCAGAATAA